The following coding sequences lie in one Manis pentadactyla isolate mManPen7 chromosome 19, mManPen7.hap1, whole genome shotgun sequence genomic window:
- the LOC118930905 gene encoding LOW QUALITY PROTEIN: olfactory receptor 6K3-like (The sequence of the model RefSeq protein was modified relative to this genomic sequence to represent the inferred CDS: inserted 1 base in 1 codon), with translation MESGNLSAVTEFIFTGFPHIQDGSLLYFFPLLFIYTFIVTGNLLIFFAVRLDARLHNPMYHFISIFSFLEIWYTTATIPKMLSNLISEKKTISITGCLLQMYFFHSLGNSEGILLITMAIDRYVAICNPLHYQLIMTPRLCAQLSAGSCIFGFLILLPEIVMISTLPFCGPNHIHQIFCDLVPVLSLACTDTSMILIEDVIHAVAIIITVLIIALSYVRIVIVILRIPSAEGRQKAFSTCAGHLVVFLIFFGSVSLMYLRFNATYPPVLDTAIALAFTVLAPFFNPIIYSLRNKDMKNAIRRLSXLQKMLNTSGG, from the exons ATGGAGAGTGgaaacctatcagcagtgactgAATTTATCTTCACTGGCTTTCCCCATATCCAGGATGGGAGCCTCCTGtacttctttcctttgcttttcatCTACACCTTTATTGTCACTGGAAATCTACTAATCTTTTTTGCTGTAAGGCTAGACGCTCGTCTCCACAATCCCATGTATCATTTCATCAGTATCTTCTCCTTTCTGGAGATCTGGTACACCACAGCCACCATTCCCAAGATGCTCTCCAACCTCATCAGTGAAAAGAAGACCATCTCCATTACCGGCTGCCTCTTGCAGATGTATTTCTTCCATTCTCTTGGAAATTCAGAAGGAATCTTGCTCATCACCATGGCCATTGACAGATATGTTGCCATCTGCAATCCTCTTCACTATCAGTTGATCATGACCCCTCGGCTCTGTGCTCAGCTCTCTGCAGGCTCCTGCATCTTTGGCTTCCTTATCCTGCTCCCTGAGATTGTGATGATTTCAACACTGCCTTTCTGTGGGCCCAACCACATCCATCAGATCTTCTGTGACCTGGTCCCTGTGCTAAGCCTGGCCTGTACAGACACGTCCATGATTCTGATTGAAGATGTGATCCACGCCGTGGCCATCATCATTACCGTCCTAATCATTGCCTTGTCCTATGTAAGAATCGTCATTGTGATCCTGAGGATTCCTTCTGCTGAGGGTCGTCAAAAGGCTTTTTCCACGTGTGCAGGCCATCTCGTGGTCTTCCTGATATTCTTTGGCAGTGTGTCCCTCATGTACCTGCGTTTCAATGCCACTTACCCACCAGTTTTGGACACAGCCATTGCACTGGCGTTTACCGTCCTGGCCCCATTCTTCAATCCCATCATTTATAGTCTGAGAAACAAGGACATGAAGAATGCGATTAGAAGACTCT ATCTTCAGAAAATGTTGAACACGTCTGGAGGTTAA
- the LOC118930906 gene encoding olfactory receptor 6K3-like yields the protein MVRSNQTSAVTEFLFSGFPQFENGSFLLFIPLLIIYIFIVIGNLIIFFAVRLDTHLHNPMYHFISIFSFLEIWYTTATIPKMLSNLLSKKRTISISGCLLQMYFFHSLGNSEGILLTTMAIDRYVAICNPLRYPTIMTPQLCAQLSAASCIFGFLVLLPEIAWISTLPFCGPNQIHQIFCDFEPVLRLACTDTSMILIEDVIHAIAIIFSVLIIALSYIRIVTVILRIPSVEGRQKAFSTCASHLGVFVMFYGSVSLMYLRFSATFPPMLDTVIALMFAVLAPFFNPIIYSLRNKDMKIAIKKLLCFLKVFSTSAS from the coding sequence ATGGTGAGGAGTAACCAGACCTCTGCAGTGACAGAGTTCCTCTTCTCTGGATTCCCCCAGTTTGAAAATGGTAGCTTCCTCCTCTTCATTCCTTTGCTCATCATCTACATATTCATTGTTATTGGGAATCTCATTATATTTTTTGCAGTCAGGTTGGACACTCACCTCCACAATCCCATGTATCATTTCATCAGCATTTTCTCCTTTCTGGAGATCTGGTACACCACAGCCACCATTCCCAAGATGCTCTCCAATCTCCTCAGTAAGAAGAGGACCATCTCCATAAGTGGCTGCCTTTTGCAGATGTACTTCTTCCATTCTTTGGGAAATTCGGAGGGGATTTTGTTGACCACCATGGCCATTGACAGGTATGTCGCCATCTGTAACCCTCTCCGCTACCCAACCATTATGACCCCCCAGCTGTGTGCTCAGCTGTCTGCGGCTTCCTGCATCTTTGGATTTCTTGTGTTGCTCCCAGAGATCGCATGGATTTCCACATTGCCCTTCTGTGGGCCCAACCAAATCCATCAGATCTTTTGTGACTTTGAACCTGTGCTGCGTTTGGCTTGTACAGACACATCCATGATTCTGATTGAGGATGTGATCCACGCAATTGCCATCATCTTCTCTGTCCTGATAATTGCCCTCTCTTATATCAGAATTGTCACAGTAATCCTGAGGATTCCCTCTGTTGAAGGACGCCAGAAGGCTTTTTCTACATGTGCATCTCATCTTGGTGTCTTTGTGATGTTCTACGGCAGTGTATCTCTTATGTACCTGCGTTTCTCTGCCACTTTCCCACCCATGTTGGACACAGTCATTGCCCTGATGTTTGCAGTTCTTGCTCCCTTCTTCAACCCTATCATCTATAGCTTGAGAAACAAGGATATGAAGATTGCAATCAAGAAGCTTCTCTGCTTTCTGAAGGTGTTTAGTACATCTGCAAGCTGA
- the LOC118930882 gene encoding olfactory receptor 6K3-like, with amino-acid sequence MESGNLSAVAEFIFTAFPQLQEGGLLYFFPLFFIYTFIVIGNLTIFFAVRLDTCLHNPMYTFISIFSFLEIWYTTATIPKMLSNLISNQKTISFIGCLLQMYFFHSLGNTEGALLTVMAIDRYIAICSPLHYPAIMTTRLCAQLSAGSCIFGFLILLPEIVWISTLPFCGPNQIHQIFCDFAPVLNLACTDASVILVQDVIHALAILITGLIISLSYIRIIVVILGIPSVEGRKKAFSTCAAHIAVFLLFFGSVALMYLRFSATYTPFWDATIALTFSVLAPFFNPIIYSLRNKDMKDAIKKVLCSQKVFSVSDG; translated from the coding sequence ATGGAGAGTGGAAATCTATCAGCAGTGGCTGAATTTATCTTCACTGCATTCCCCCAGCTCCAGGAAGGTGGACTTCTGtactttttccctttatttttcatCTACACATTTATTGTAATTGGGAACCTAACGATCTTCTTTGCTGTAAGGCTGGACACCTGTCTCCACAATCCCATGTACACTTTCATCAGCATCTTCTCATTTCTTGAGATATGGTACACCACAGCCACCATCCCTAAGATGCTCTCCAATCTCATCAGCAATCAAAAGACCATCTCTTTCATCGGCTGCCTCTTGCAGATGTACTTTTTCCATTCCCTTGGGAACACAGAAGGGGCCTTGTTGACTGTCATGGCCATTGACAGGTACATTGCCATCTGCAGCCCACTGCACTACCCCGCAATCATGACCACCCGACTGTGCGCTCAGCTCTCTGCAGGCTCTTGTATCTTTGGATTCCTCATCCTTCTACCTGAGATTGTGTGGATTTCCACTTTACCTTTTTGTGGCCCCAACCAAATCCATCAGATTTTCTGCGATTTTGCCCCTGTATTAAATTTAGCCTGCACAGACGCCTCTGTGATCCTGGTGCAGGATGTCATTCATGCTCTTGCCATTCTAATAACAGGTCtgattatttctctttcttacaTCAGGATTATTGTTGTTATCCTGGGCATCCCTTCAGTTGAGGGCCGTAAAAAGGCCTTTTCGACCTGTGCTGCCCACATTGCCGTCTTCCTGTTGTTTTTTGGTAGCGTGGCCCTCATGTATCTCAGGTTCTCTGCTACTTACACACCTTTCTGGGACGCGACCATTGCCCTGACTTTCTCTGTCCTTGCTCCCTTTTTCAATCCCATTATATATAGTCTGAGAAATAAGGATATGAAAGATGCTATTAAAAAAGTCCTTTGCTCTCAAAAGGTATTTAGTGTATCCGACGGGTAA